A single Hippocampus zosterae strain Florida chromosome 17, ASM2543408v3, whole genome shotgun sequence DNA region contains:
- the ep300b gene encoding histone acetyltransferase p300 isoform X2 gives MADNVLESGPPSAKRPKLSSPALSVSASDGNDFGSLFDLEHDLPDELISSSDLGLTNGGDINQLHTSLGGIGVGGQDAAAKHKQLSELLRTGGPSQQGGPTSNSTGPGASMGRLGGVSISPGAPQGMPPQGQQQQTGLMQQVGMVGGVASLNRATAMMGAQRASNGQQQQGLMAGHVMNGSSRMGYPASAGMGNSSNLLAETLQQQQQAAQQMGAGGQPGIRPQQAGALNKMNMIANAGPYGGPFGQSAGQGLPGAGLSPQLQNKAAMANNMASQLNMEKKVPTGQGMPGMMPQQQQQQQQQPPGIGGAAAAAAGAAQVGLGAAGAGPCTAPPTADPEKRKLIQQQLVLLLHAHKCQRREQANGEVRQCNLPHCRTMKNVLNHMTHCQAGKSCQVAHCASSRQIISHWKNCTRHDCPVCLPLKNAGDKRNQQSLVSSAGLALVNSLGSGVPGGQSNTPNLNPPNQIDPSSIERAYAALGLTYQGNQMQPQPPQANMPNQGMQGQAAMRNLNVMGGNSMGVNGGVQPPNHQASLLPDAMLQNSLNAQSLVNDGVGNLGSMPTAAPPSAAMRKSWHEDITQDLRNHLVHKLVQAIFPTPDPAALKDRRMENLVAYARKVEGDMYESANSRAEYYHLLAEKIYKIQKELEEKRRTRLQKQGMMPGQPGLASSGLASSALASSGFPQGPLGLGQPPMAPGQPPNGPHADPSMIRAGGPNQMANRMQSPAGMNQFGSMGMQSMGQRSTPPLSLSAPMNQMAMGSARMGQPNATQLQNQYLPPGQFPGTSPGLGSGPVGVNQPGSQASVPLQNQMSTPPSLPAGSPSAQSATPAPSSAASCGPMGTSGVCGTGPLPNLPPSSASNQPNAFPHCPPMRTNSPSPARSLTPQPHQTTPALPRSQTPRPPTPSTPQLPPQNQQQASQPQQHPSGQVGSSEKAHQLPPQTLGGAATSAPQPAQASLVPIQNAHVPLQLPPTPLSPKLPVTTDGQVSSPASVSSSTDPSSQLAPQEGPAPVQEDIKMDLKKQEEEEEEGDETQGDGKSLGKTGKVEPDDKAEEKLEIKKENSSQDGCKAEAMETSSSSASSSVEIGEDKKPEVKKEPKEQDEASAGSPASTQSKKKIFKPEELRQALMPTLEALYRQDPESLPFRQPVDPQLLGIPVRIRTSNKTNLDYFDIVKNPMDLSTIKRKLDTGQYQEPWQYVEDIWLMFNNAWLYNRKTSRVYKYCSKLAEVFETEIDPVMQSLGYCCGRKFEFSPQTLCCYGKQLCTIQRDAAYFSYQNSSPKYGLLADRYHFCEKCFNEIQGESVSLGDDPSQPQTSINKDQFQRKKNDTLDPELLVECGDCGRKMHQICVLHNETIWPSGFVCDNCLKMANKTRKENKYAAKRLPQTKLGSYLESRVNDYIKRQNHPEAGEVTIRVVHVSDKVVEVKPGMKSRFVDSGEMSESFPYRMKALFAFEDVDGADVCFFGMHVQEYGSDCPPPNQRRVYISYLDSVHFFKPRHLRTAVYHEILLGYLEYAKRLGFTTGHIWACPPSEGDDYIFHCHPPDQKIPKPKRLQEWYKRMLDKAVSERIVHDYKDIFKQATEDRLTSAKELPYFEGDFWPNVLEESIKELEQEEEERKREENSTCNESTDATKGDSKNAKKKNNKKTSKNKSSMSRANKKKPGMPNVSNDLSQKLYATMEKHKEVFFVIRLIAGPTANSLPPITDPDPLMACDLMDGRDAFLTLARDKHLEFSSLRRSMWSSMCMLVELHNQSQDRFVYTCNECKHHVETRFHCTVCEDYDLCITCYNVKGHEHKMDKLGLGLDDDSNNQAAASTQSPGDSRRLSIQRCIQSLVHACQCRNANCSLPSCQKMKRVVQHTKSCKRKTNGGCPICKQLIALCCYHAKHCQENKCPVPFCLNIKQKLRQQQLQHRLQQAQMLRRRMASMQRAGQPAGGQPGGPAMGLPSPGANGVAAPTTPTSVGTQPPTPQTPTPTAPAVPQPGSAQQVPQAGAVPPQHHQFQQMPGGGGAGGVMNSPQHQHQMAQQQSAAGSNHQQLHQHPANMPAFASRPPGSSPIHQSQGKPTLGSATPPRQQPNCPVMGGNIGGQPPNQPQGQPALPQQQPSGPPPAAVEIAMKIQRVADAQRKMALQRQAAAGLLPPHPHHQQGQGQQMAMGHPGTGGAVGPQGMPPPNQAAMQSARAHMEQQQQQQQQNAAAGMMVGAGGPMLQHQQQQQQGNIPQGQIPSQVQLQQQRMGAPLQNPQQQQWAGQGVAPQQRQTMMNQMGHQVLMVAQQQQQQQQQQQQQMQQQQQQAQSHTAMMTMAQQQQQQQQQQQQQQQPQGVAGAVLPGAAGAGSNITQAALQDLLRTLRSPSSPLQQQQVLNILRSNPQLMAAFIKQRASKYKGGPGATGGPVGNVMAGGGPQVNMNAAGAGQSAMHMGSQGGANMAAMAQLQQQQMQQQQIQQQRPLLGGLQQQQVAALQQQQQQQQQAGGRGLQGQGSQMANLNNPQFRELLMRRHLQQQQQQQQQQQMGLNHGQFQQPQPPQGQGYMGQPGMQPPPVGQGPPGGPQQPGGPLGQQGPGYPGSAQQQVAAALQQRLQHQHHLQMQQQQQNAMAGLPGGDSGSGGGGGGVGPPQAPQGPQTSQNGPPPSQALLQQALHQRLLQQQQQHLGAGGSPAQHSNPMSPQQPPQMAQSPHPHLQGQTLPTSLANQVRSPQPSPRPQSQPPHSSPSPRMQPQPSPHHISPQMQTGSPHPGHLNQHHPGMVVPQQQQQQQPPSSQQQQQQQSSLEQFGSEQSAMLSQLSGMAALHGQGGNGQDPLGQNITHNPLDIM, from the exons ATGGCCGATAATGTCCTGGAGTCCGGCCCGCCTTCAGCAAAGAGGCCAAAGCTGTCCTCTCCAGCGCTCTCCGTGTCTGCAAGTGATGGAAACG ATTTTGGTTCACTCTTTGACCTCGAGCATGACCTCCCAGACGAACTCATCAGCTCGTCAGACCTGGGGCTGACCAATGGAGGGGACATCAACCAACTCCATACTAGTCTCGGCGGAATTGGGGTGGGAGGCCAGGATGCTGctgcaaaacacaaacagttgTCTGAACTTTTGCGTACTGGCGGACCATCGCAGCAAGGCGGCCCCACTTCCAACAGTACCGGACCAGGGGCTTCCATGGGCAGACTGGGAGGTGTCAGCATCTCCCCTGGTGCACCTCAGGGCATGCCTCCCCAGGGCCAGCAGCAACAAACCGGACTAATGCAGCAAGTTGGGATGGTCGGAGGGGTGGCATCGCTGAATCGGGCAACTGCTATGATGGGTGCCCAGAGAGCCAGCAATGGACAGCAACAGCAAGGCCTGATGGCGGGTCACGTGATGAACGGCTCGTCAAGAATGGGTTACCCCGCCAGTGCAGGCATGGGTAACAGCAGTAATCTTTTAGCCGAAACgctacagcagcagcagcaggccgcTCAGCAAATGGGTGCCGGTGGTCAGCCAGGGATACGACCGCAGCAAGCGGGAGCACTGAACAAG ATGAACATGATTGCCAATGCGGGCCCCTATGGTGGTCCGTTTGGTCAGTCTGCTGGCCAGGGCCTGCCTGGAGCAGGGCTGAGCCCACAACTCCAGAATAAGGCCGCAATGGCCAACAATATGGCCAGCCAGTTGAACATGGAAAAGAAGGTGCCGACGGGTCAAGGCATGCCTGGAATG AtgcctcagcagcagcagcagcagcagcagcaaccccCAGGCATCGGCGGagctgctgcggcggcggcgggagcaGCTCAGGTGGGACTGGGCGCCGCGGGGGCTGGTCCCTGCACGGCGCCCCCTACAGCAGACCCGGAGAAGCGGAAGCTTATTCAACAGCAGCTGGTCCTCCTGCTCCACGCGCACAAGTGCCAGCGAAGGGAGCAAGCCAATGGGGAAGTGAGGCAGTGCAACCTTCCTCACTGTCGCACCATGAAGAACGTCCTCAACCACATGACTCATTGCCAAGCTGGCAAATCCTGCCAGG TGGCGCATTGTGCCTCATCGAGACAGATCATCTCGCATTGGAAGAATTGCACGAGACATGACTGTCCTGTGTGCCTGCCTTTGAAAAACGCCGGAGACAAGAGGAACCAGCAAT CTCTTGTCAGTAGTGCGGGGCTGGCTTTGGTGAACTCTTTAGGTTCAGGAGTACCGGGTGGCCAGTCCAATACTCCAAATCTGAACCCACCAAATCAAATCGACCCCAGCTCCATCGAGAGGGCCTACGCCGCGCTTGGTCTGACCTACCAGGGCAACCAGATGCAACCGCAGCCGCCCCAGGCCAACATGCCGAACCAGGGGATGCAGGGGCAAGCCGCCATGCGGAATCTGAATGTCATGG GAGGAAACTCGATGGGAGTGAATGGTGGAGTGCAGCCCCCCAACCATCAGGCGTCCCTGCTACCAGATGCTATGTTGCAAAATAGTCTAAACGCGCAGAG TTTGGTCAACGATGGTGTGGGGAACTTGGGATCCATGCCCACTGCAGCTCCTCCCTCGGCAGCCATGAGGAAGTCTTGGCATGAAGACATCACGCAAGACCTGCGCAACCACCTCGTGCACAAGCT TGTGCAAGCCATCTTTCCCACTCCTGACCCAGCTGCTCTGAAGGACCGGCGAATGGAAAATCTGGTGGCGTACGCTCGAAAAGTAGAGGGGGACATGTATGAGTCGGCCAACAGTCGG GCGGAGTACTACCACCTTCTGGCAGAAAAGATCTACAAGATCCAAAAGGAGCTTGAGGAGAAGAGGAGGACGCGTCTCCAAAAGCAGGGAATGATGCCGGGGCAACCTGGCTTGGCGTCTTCGGGCTTGGCGTCCTCGGCTTTGGCCTCTTCGGGCTTCCCGCAGGGGCCACTCGGCCTGGGTCAGCCCCCCATGGCCCCGGGGCAACCTCCAA ATGGTCCTCACGCTGATCCGTCCATGATCCGAGCCGGAGGACCAAATCAGATGGCCAATAGGATGCAGAGCCCAGCAG GAATGAACCAGTTTGGCTCGATGGGGATGCAGTCAATGGGTCAAAGGTCGACACCTCCGCTTTCACTCAGTGCTCCGATGAACCAG ATGGCTATGGGGTCAGCAAGGATGGGTCAACCAAATGCCACACAGCTACAGAACCAGTACCTCCCACCAGGCCAATTTCCCGGGACCAGTCCAGGTCTTGGTTCTGGTCCCGTTGGTGTGAACCAGCCAGGATCACAGGCTTCTGTGCCGCTG CAGAACCAGATGTCAACCCCACCGTCACTACCAGCCGGCAGCCCTTCGGCTCAGTCCGCCACCCCCGCCCCGAGCTCGGCGGCCTCCTGTGGCCCAATGGGAACGAGCGGTGTCTGCGGTACAGGCCCGCTGCCCAACTTGCCTCCGTCCTCCGCGTCCAACCAGCCCAACGCATTTCCTCACTGCCCGCCCATGCGAACAAACTCTCCTTCACCAGCACGCAGCTTAACGCCTCAACCTCATCAGACAACTCCCGCGTTACCTCGTTCTCAGACGCCGCGCCCGCCCACCCCCAGCACGCCCCAGCTGCCTCCTCAGAATCAACAGCAAGCGTCTCAGCCGCAGCAACACCCGTCGGGGCAGGTGGGGAGCTCCGAGAAGGCTCATCAGCTTCCGCCGCAGACTCTTGGGGGTGCCGCTACCTCAGCCCCCCAGCCAGCTCAGGCTTCTTTGGTGCCTATTCAAAATGCACACGTGCCACTACAGCTGCCACCAACTCCA CTGTCTCCTAAGCTTCCTGTCACAACGGATGGTCAGGTGTCTTCACCAGCCTCGGTCAGCAGCAGCACTGATCCAAGTTCCCAGCTCGCCCCGCAGGAAGGTCCCGCTCCCGTCCAAGAGGATATCAAAATGGATCTGAAAaaacaggaagaagaagaggaagaaggagaTGAAACCCAAGGAGACGGCAAATCTCTGGGGAAGACGGGCAAAGTCGAGCCTGACGATAAAGCCGAGGAGAAGCTCGAG ATCAAGAAAGAGAACTCCTCCCAAGACGGATGCAAAGCAGAGGCCATGGAGACCTCGTCATCCTCTGCGTCTTCGTCGGTGGAAATTGGAGAAGATAAGAAGCCGGAGGTGAAAAAAGAGCCCAAAGAGCAAGACGAGGCATCTGCGGGCTCCCCGGCCAGCACTCAGAGCAAGAAGAAAA TTTTCAAGCCTGAGGAGCTGCGTCAGGCTCTGATGCCCACCTTGGAGGCTTTGTACCGGCAGGACCCCGAGTCCCTCCCCTTCCGTCAGCCGGTGGACCCCCAGTTACTGGGAATACCCGTACGTATTCGAACTAGTAACAAAACTAACCTG GATTACTTTGACATCGTGAAGAACCCCATGGACCTGTCAACCATCAAGCGCAAACTGGACACCGGACAGTACCAAGAGCCGTGGCAGTACGTGGAAGATATCTGGCTGATGTTCAACAATGCCTGGTTGTACAACCGCAAGACCTCCCGCGTCTACAAGTACTGCTCCAAACTGGCTGAGGTGTTTGAGACCGAGATCGATCCCGTCATGCAGAGCCTCGGATATTGCTGTGGAAGGAAG TTTGAGTTTTCCCCCCAAACGCTGTGCTGCTACGGAAAACAGTTATGCACGATCCAACGCGATGCTGCTTATTTTAGCTACCAGAACAG TTCACCAAAATATGGGCTTCTTGCTGACAGGTACCACTTCTGTGAGAAGTGTTTCAACGAAATCCAGGGCGAGAGTGTCTCCCTGGGCGACGACCCCTCCCAGCCCCAGAC GTCCATCAACAAAGACCAATTCCAGCGAAAGAAGAATGACACTCTTGACCCCGAGTT GCTTGTGGAATGCGGCGACTGCGGTCGTAAAATGCACCAGATCTGCGTCCTGCATAATGAAACCATTTGGCCTTCAGG ATTTGTCTGCGACAACTGCCTCAAGATGGCCAATAAGACACGGAAAGAGAACAAATATGCAGCTAAAA gGCTTCCTCAGACCAAGCTGGGGAGCTATTTGGAGTCGCGAGTCAATGACTACATCAAACGGCAGAACCACCCTGAGGCCGGCGAGGTCACCATCCGTGTGGTCCACGTCTCCGACAAGGTGGTGGAGGTCAAACCGGGCATGAAGTCCAG GTTTGTGGACAGCGGGGAGATGTCAGAGTCTTTCCCGTACAGGATGAAAGCCTTATTTGCATTCGAGGACGTCGACGGAGCGGATGTGTGTTTTTTCGGAATGCATGTCCAAGAGTACGGCTCTGACTGCCCACCTCCCAACCAGAGACGAGTGTATATCTCCTACCTGGACAGCGTTCACTTTTTCAAACCCCGACACCTCAGGACCGCCGTCTATCATGAGATCTTGCTTGGTTACCTGGAATATGCAAAGAGGCTCGG gttTACAACAGGCCATATATGGGCGTGTCCTCCAAGCGAGGGCGATGATTACATCTTCCATTGCCACCCACCGGACCAGAAGATCCCCAAACCAAAAAGGCTGCAGGAGTGGTACAAGAGGATGCTGGACAAGGCGGTGTCCGAGCGCATAGTTCACGACTACAAG GACATCTTTAAACAGGCAACGGAGGACCGCCTGACCAGCGCCAAGGAGCTGCCGTACTTCGAGGGGGACTTCTGGCCCAACGTCCTGGAGGAGAGTATCAAAGAgctggagcaggaggaggaggaaaggaagAGGGAGGAGAACAGTACCTGCAACGAGAGTACCGAC GCCACGAAAGGCGACAGCAAGAACGCCAAAAAGAAGAACAATAAAAAGACGAGCAAGAACAAGAGCAGCATGAGCCGAGCCAACAAGAAGAAGCCGGGAATGCCCAACGTGTCCAACGACCTGTCCCAGAAACTCTACGCCACCATGGAGAAACATAAGGAG GTCTTCTTCGTCATCCGGCTCATCGCCGGCCCGACGGCCAACTCGCTGCCCCCCATCACGGACCCCGACCCCCTGATGGCCTGCGACCTGATGGACGGCCGCGACGCCTTCCTGACGCTGGCGAGGGACAAGCATCTGGAGTTCAGTTCTCTCAGGCGATCCATGTGGAGTTCCATGTGTATGTTGGTGGAGCTCCACAACCAGAGCCAGGACCGTTTCGTCTACACTTGCAACGAGTGTAAACACCACGTGGAGACGCGCTTCCACTGCACCGTTTGTGAG GACTATGACTTGTGCATCACCTGCTATAACGTCAAAGGCCACGAGCACAAAATGGACAAGCTGGGACTCGGACTGGATGACGACAGCAACAACCAGGCGGCGGCGTCCACCCAGAGTCCGGGAGACTCTCGGCGCCTGAGCATCCAGCGCTGCATCCAGTCGCTGGTCCACGCGTGCCAGTGCCGCAACGCCAACTGCTCGCTGCCGTCGTGCCAGAAGATGAAACGTGTGGTTCAGCACACCAAAAGCTGCAAGCGCAAGACCAACGGCGGCTGTCCCATTTGCAAACAGCTCATCGCGCTGTGCTGCTACCACGCCAAACACTGCCAGGAGAACAAATGTCCCGTGCCCTTCTGCCTCAACATCAAGCAAAAGCTGCGGCAGCAGCAACTCCAGCATCGGCTCCAACAGGCGCAGATGTTAAGGCGCAGGATGGCCAGCATGCAGAGGGCGGGGCAGCCCGCCGGGGGTCAACCGGGAGGGCCCGCCATGGGACTGCCGTCGCCGGGCGCCAATGGCGTCGCCGCGCCCACTACGCCCACATCCGTCGGGACTCAACCTCCGACTCCTCAGACGCCAACTCCGACCGCGCCCGCCGTCCCGCAACCGGGATCGGCTCAACAAGTTCCTCAAGCGGGCGCCGTGCCGCCGCAGCACCACCAGTTTCAGCAGATGCCCGGTGGAGGAGGCGCCGGGGGCGTAATGAACTCCCCCCAACATCAGCACCAGATGGCGCAGCAGCAAAGCGCAGCAGGAAGCAACCATCAGCAACTCCACCAGCACCCCGCTAACATGCCCGCGTTTGCGAGCAGGCCGCCCGGCTCTTCCCCGATCCACCAATCCCAGGGAAAACCAACTCTGGGATCGGCGACCCCGCCTCGGCAACAACCCAATTGCCCCGTCATGGGTGGAAATATCGGGGGTCAACCTCCCAACCAGCCCCAAGGCCAACCCGCCCTTCCACAGCAGCAGCCTTCCGGCCCTCCGCCGGCCGCGGTCGAAATCGCGATGAAGATCCAGAGGGTGGCCGACGCCCAGAGGAAGATGGCGCTCCAGAGACAGGCGGCCGCGGGCCTGctgccccctcacccccatcaTCAACAGGGGCAAGGTCAGCAGATGGCTATGGGGCACCCGGGGACCGGAGGGGCGGTGGGACCCCAGGGCATGCCGCCACCAAACCAAGCTGCAATGCAATCAGCTCGGGCTCAcatggagcagcagcagcagcagcagcagcagaacgcTGCGGCGGGGATGATGGTTGGCGCCGGCGGGCCCATGCTACAGCatcagcaacagcaacagcaagggAACATTCCACAGGGACAGATCCCGTCTCAAGTTCAACTTCAACAGCAGAGGATGGGCGCCCCGCTTCAAAACCCGCAGCAACAGCAGTGGGCGGGCCAGGGCGTTGCACCCCAGCAAAGGCAGACCATGATGAACCAAATGGGCCATCAGGTGTTGATGGTagcacagcagcagcaacaacaacaacaacaacaacaacaacaaatgcagcagcagcaacagcaagctCAGAGCCATACCGCCATGATGACTATggcgcagcagcaacaacaacaacaacaacaacaacaacagcagcagcagccacaaGGTGTCGCTGGTGCAGTGCTTCCAGGAGCCGCCGGTGCAGGTAGTAACATCACCCAGGCCGCCCTGCAGGATCTTTTACGCACTCTGCGCTCGCCCAGCTCGCCGCTCCAGCAGCAGCAAGTCCTCAACATCCTGCGCTCCAATCCCCAACTCATGGCCGCGTTTATCAAACAGAGGGCCTCAAAGTACAAGGGAGGTCCCGGAGCCACCGGCGGGCCTGTCGGGAATGTTATGGCGGGCGGTGGGCCACAGGTGAACATGAACGCAGCCGGCGCGGGCCAGTCGGCGATGCACATGGGAAGCCAAGGAGGGGCGAACATGGCCGCCATGGCTCAGCTGCAGCAACAACAGATGCAACAGCAGCAAATTCAACAACAGAGACCGCTGCTAGGCGGCTTACAGCAGCAGCAAGTTGCAgctctccagcagcagcagcagcagcagcagcaagccgGCGGAAGAGGACTGCAGGGGCAGGGGTCGCAAATGGCCAATCTGAACAATCCCCAATTTCGAGAGCTGCTCATGAGGAGACatcttcagcagcagcagcagcaacagcagcaacagcaaatggGCCTCAATCACGGTCAGTTTCAGCAGCCCCAACCTCCCCAGGGCCAGGGTTACATGGGCCAGCCTGGGATGCAGCCACCCCCAGTGGGACAGGGCCCCCCGGGAGGTCCTCAGCAACCTGGGGGTCCCCTCGGCCAGCAGGGTCCGGGTTACCCCGGCTCGGCCCAGCAACAGGTCGCGGCCGCGCTCCAGCAGCGGCTCCAGCACCAACACCACCTTcagatgcagcagcagcagcagaacgcCATGGCCGGCCTACCCGGGGGCGATTCGGGgtccggcggcggcggtggtggcgtGGGACCGCCGCAGGCGCCCCAGGGCCCTCAGACCAGCCAAAACGGGCCCCCGCCTTCTCAGGCCCTCCTTCAGCAGGCCCTCCACCAGAGACTgctgcaacagcagcagcaacatctCGGCGCCGGGGGCTCGCCGGCGCAGCACAGCAATCCCATGAGCCCGCAGCAGCCCCCCCAGATGGCCCAgtctccccacccccacttgCAAGGCCAGACGCTGCCCACCTCCCTGGCCAACCAGGTGCGCTCCCCCCAGCCTTCCCCCAGACCCCAGTCGCAGCCGCCGCACTCGAGCCCGTCGCCGCGCATGCAGCCGCAGCCGTCCCCTCATCACATATCGCCCCAGATGCAGACGGGCTCCCCCCACCCGGGCCATCTCAACCAGCACCACCCAGGCATGGTGGtcccacagcagcagcagcagcagcagccgccttcgtcccagcagcagcagcagcaacagagcTCCCTGGAACAGTTTGGCTCGGAGCAGAGTGCCATGTTATCGCAGCTGAGTGGCATGGCGGCTCTGCATGGGCAGGGGGGCAACGGCCAGGACCCGCTGGGCCAGAACATCACTCACAACCCTTTAGACATCATGTAG